A region from the Pelagovum pacificum genome encodes:
- a CDS encoding ABC transporter ATP-binding protein produces MPESILSLSDVSLSLMGNAGRVDILHDISMSVNRGETLGLVGPSGSGKSSLLMLMGGLESASSGSIMALGQDLTSMNEDALARFRRDNMGVVFQSFHLIPTMTALENVATPLELAGIRDAFDRAAAELEAVGLGHRGDHYPSQLSGGEQQRVALARASAPRPAILLADEPTGNLDETNGGAIMDLLFGLRDRHGATLIMVTHSLDLARRCDRVVGLRDGRIESSAATASAAE; encoded by the coding sequence ATGCCAGAGTCCATTCTTTCGCTGTCCGACGTTTCATTGTCCCTGATGGGCAACGCGGGTCGGGTCGACATCCTGCACGACATCTCGATGTCGGTGAACAGGGGGGAGACGCTGGGTCTCGTGGGGCCAAGCGGGTCGGGCAAGTCGTCGCTCCTCATGCTCATGGGCGGGCTCGAAAGCGCATCGTCGGGATCGATCATGGCGCTCGGCCAAGACCTTACCTCCATGAACGAAGACGCGCTCGCCCGGTTTCGCAGGGATAATATGGGGGTCGTCTTCCAAAGCTTCCACCTGATCCCGACAATGACCGCGCTTGAGAATGTCGCGACACCGCTGGAACTGGCCGGCATACGCGATGCGTTCGACCGCGCGGCGGCGGAACTCGAGGCCGTCGGCCTCGGCCATCGCGGCGACCACTACCCCTCGCAATTGTCCGGGGGCGAACAGCAGCGCGTCGCGCTCGCCCGTGCCTCCGCGCCGCGGCCGGCCATCCTTCTTGCTGACGAACCGACCGGCAATCTGGACGAGACGAACGGCGGCGCGATCATGGATCTGCTCTTCGGCCTGCGCGACCGGCACGGCGCGACGCTCATCATGGTGACGCACTCGCTCGATCTCGCCCGCCGCTGTGACCGGGTCGTCGGCCTTCGCGATGGACGGATCGAAAGCTCCGCCGCCACGGCGAGCGCCGCCGAATGA
- a CDS encoding arylesterase — protein sequence MVAGCATADADTITIAAFGDSLTQGYGLPAQQGFVPQLEEWLRANGADVTVVNAGVSGDTTAGGLSRVDWAITPETDAMILELGANDFLRGIDPAVSRENLDGILSVADEAGLETLLVAIPASTNYGTEFKTQFDGMYVDLAEKYDVPLYPNFMEPLGEGETVAGAAEQYLQSDGLHPTAEGVALIVEGIGPSVLELIEGLE from the coding sequence ATGGTTGCCGGATGCGCCACCGCAGACGCCGATACGATCACGATTGCGGCGTTTGGCGACAGCCTTACCCAAGGCTACGGACTGCCCGCACAGCAAGGCTTTGTGCCCCAGCTCGAAGAGTGGCTGCGCGCGAATGGCGCAGACGTGACCGTGGTTAACGCGGGGGTCTCGGGCGACACGACGGCGGGGGGGCTCAGCCGCGTCGACTGGGCGATCACGCCCGAGACGGACGCGATGATCCTGGAACTCGGCGCGAACGACTTCCTGCGCGGTATCGACCCCGCAGTGAGCCGGGAGAACCTCGACGGCATTCTCTCCGTCGCAGACGAGGCCGGGCTGGAGACGCTGCTGGTCGCCATCCCCGCGTCCACCAACTACGGCACTGAATTCAAGACACAATTCGACGGCATGTACGTCGACCTCGCCGAGAAATACGACGTGCCGCTCTACCCGAATTTCATGGAGCCACTGGGCGAGGGCGAGACGGTCGCCGGGGCGGCGGAACAGTATCTTCAGTCCGACGGCCTGCATCCGACGGCGGAGGGCGTCGCCCTGATCGTCGAGGGGATCGGGCCGTCCGTGCTCGAGCTTATCGAGGGGCTCGAGTGA